The Helianthus annuus cultivar XRQ/B chromosome 16, HanXRQr2.0-SUNRISE, whole genome shotgun sequence genome includes a window with the following:
- the LOC110920368 gene encoding uncharacterized protein LOC110920368: protein MADYFVEDPKYNEYIFRHRFRMLKRLFLKIVSDVEANDSWFQVALDARGRKGFTLLQKVTSAIKQLATGSTPDENGEYLHMAERTSRECLEYFCDTVYKIHASEFLRRPTSNDMALLYEAHEEKHHLPGSQNDINVLQQSP from the exons atggcgGATTATTTTGTCGAAGACCCGAAATACAACGAATATATTTTTCGGCATAGGTTCCGTATGTTGAAacgtttgtttctaaaaattgtGAGCGACGTGGAAGCGAACGACTCATGGTTTCAAGTGGCCCTCGATGCTCGAGGTAGGAAGGGCTTTACGCTGTTGCAAAAGGTTACATCGGCTATTAAACAGCTCGCAACTGGTAGCACTCCAGACGAGAACGGCGAGTACTTGCATATGGCCGAAAGAACTTCCCGCGAGTGCCTAGAATATTTTTGTGACACGGTTTACAAAATACACGCTTCGGAGTTCTTACGTAGACCGACAAGCAACGACATGGCACTTTTATACGAAGCTCATGAGGAAAAACATCACCTTCCAG GTTCACAAAACGATATCAATGTGCTACAACAATCTCCGTGA